From the genome of Palaemon carinicauda isolate YSFRI2023 chromosome 6, ASM3689809v2, whole genome shotgun sequence, one region includes:
- the LOC137643095 gene encoding uncharacterized protein — protein sequence MGHSLNSFWAKGPNILNSMFGILLRFREKAVGIAGDISKMYNCIKLPELEQHVHRFVWRNLQSNHKPDHYVMTCMGFGDRPSGIIAMLVLRYTAELSVKDFPEASRVIMTNSYVDDIILSVESKA from the coding sequence ATGGGCCATTCTCTAAATAGTTTTTGGGCAAAGGGCCCTAATATTTTAAACTCAATGTTTGGTATATTACTAAGATTTCGTGAAAAGGCTGTAGGCATAGCCGGTGAcataagcaaaatgtataattgcattaagcttccagaattagaacaacatgtacatagatttgtatggagaaatttgcaaagtaatcACAAACCTGATCACTATGTAATGACATGCATGGGTTTCGGGGATAGGCCCTCAGGAATTATTGCAATGTTAGTTCTCAGATATACTGCAGAATTGTCGGTAAAAGACTTCCCAGAAGCATCACGTGTCATAATGACTAATTCCTATGTAGACGATATAatcctttctgttgagagtaaagcTTAG
- the LOC137643096 gene encoding uncharacterized protein, whose amino-acid sequence MLSLPRPKSLAVELNTAYMTSQIEKLLPPTQKREWVKLAECVNNRALFGKLLEYLLSEKKSLKYLNANIRSNNNIKAKVNYTCTYEDQRSTKQGRESDVMERRAGLENAITNITDLFTKITEENAERNRNKISDNTRLHRCWYHGSDGHDILYCTIFQNLSINDRVESVKKKGICFNCLKSVHIARKCLKKSRCNAVDVNNETFGKLHHTIIHKGFITGNSFVSLKRNGVLFMVNKIKSGNQELQTLFDSGADITMIRNDVAKALELKGKCIRLAVTKLDDKTVTYSSKEYNLVLTDKDGNDVNVTAYGIDDITSQVGKLRKLWLIIYSSGKHSLECVYGSHPNIVTLSVFRRNPGISINHVSSTISDYDISVEPVIDITAQINDFFIIEYIGTDCNPRCGSCRCGKCATGNGKYSIKEEKELALIESGLMYYPDKKEWSAKFPWTKDTKLLQNNVSVAVARLKGTEKRLIKLGSDYVQAYNDQILDMTKRNVIRKLSDEEVKNYVGPVTYIQHNEVLKPGSVSTPLRIVFDS is encoded by the exons ATGCTTTCTTTACCTAGACCAAAGAGTTTGGCTGTAGAATTAAATACTGCTTACATGACTagccagatagaaaaactattaccaCCTACACAGAAGCGTGAATGGGTTAAGTTAGCAGAGTGTGTAAATAATCGTGCTCTATTCGGAAAGTTGTTGGAATACCTTTTGAGTGAAAAGAAATCATTGAAATACCTTAATGCTAATAttagaagcaataataatattaaggctaaAGTGAATTATACCTGTACTTATGAAGATCAGCGTAGTACAAAGCAAGGAAGAGAGTCAGATGTGATGGAAAGGAGAGCAGGACTTGAAAATGCTATTACAAATATCACTGACCTtttcactaaaattacagaagaaaatgctgaacggaacaggaataagatcagtgacaacacaaGGCTGCATAGGTGCTGGTATCATGGGTCAGATGGacatgatatcttatattgtacaATTTTCCAGAACTTGAGTATTAATGACAGAGTGGAGAGtgtaaagaagaaaggtatttgcTTTAATTGCCTTAAATCTGTTCACATAGCAAGGAAATGTCTAAAGAAGTCCAGATGTAATGCTGTAGATGTTAACAATGAAACTTTTGGGAAACTTCATCATACTATTATACATAAGGGATTCATAACAGGAAATTCGTTTGTAAGTCTGAAAAGAAACGGTGTTCTATTTATGGTTAACAAGATCAAGAGTGGTAATCAGGAGTTACAAACTTTATTTGACTCGGGAGCTGATATAACAATGATCAGAAATGATGTGGCTAAGGCATTGGAACTGAAAGGAAAATGTATCAGATTAGCTGTGACTAAATTGGACGACAAAACTGTGACATACAGTAGTAAAGAGTATAATCTGGTTCTAACTGACAAGGATGGGAATGATGTCAATGTTACTGCTTATGGAATTGATGACATTACATCTCAAGTTGGTAAG TTAAGGAAACTGTGGCTGATAATTTACAGCTCAGGGAAACACAGTTTGGAATGTGTGTATGGCAGTCATCCCAACATTGTTACCTTATCAGTGTTTAGGCGTAATCCAGGCATTAGCATTAACCATGTTTCCAGTACAATATCCGACTATGACATATCTGTAGAACCCGTAATTGATATTACAGCACAGATAAATGATTTCTTCATCATTGAATACATAGGGACTGATTGTAATCCCAGATGTGGTAGTTGCCGTTGTGGGAAATGTGCAACAGGCAATGGCAAATATagtataaaagaggaaaaggagctGGCGCTTATTGAAAGTGGGTTGATGTATTACCCGGACAAAAAAGAATGGTCTGCTAAATTTCCATGGACTAAGGATACCAAACTGTTGCAAAATAATGTATCTGTAGCTGTAGCTAGACTGAAAGGCACAGAGAAAAGATTGATAAAACTGGGTTCAGACTATGTTCAAGCTTATAATGACCAAATACTTGACATGACAAAGCGCAATGTAATTCGGAAGTTATCCGATGAAGAGGTTAAAAACTATGTTGGTCCTGTCACATACATTCAGCATAATGAGGTGTTAAAACCAGGATCTGTATCAACCCCATTGAGAATTGTTTTTGATTCATGA